In one window of Comamonas testosteroni DNA:
- a CDS encoding GGDEF domain-containing protein, giving the protein MCNRNHTPSKIKIERRFRIYRESLGWWRNKRNSSAAAALTILGTMRLSRLFLCTTVLLLGLVSLMLVRTMWTDWLDVRRAEAGLEAMELAYAAMQVAEHASAERGPAIPVLNDPPSDALRKRLTQFQLATDAAFDVALTRLRRREEAELLTALPVLERARTQMQAARQELERVAALPQAERAAVDKRSTRQVIDQMFEVVDTVLEAVTLLSASAERIHPSLSLPLVGARYAAELREHAGRLGSQFTAPLASGSPLGPQERDGIPRLLGRIEQLKALLDVKARTSLSDPRIDAALQAQQQHYFGQSLPFIAEITARGLAGQPYGMSSAQFISRYVPEMRSIVELRDTLHEVGREQAWGEVAAAWQRLRFNALIGCCILVLQVGVFITLRRRVLAPLLLITKHMMELMRGRLNQQLPAVQRSDEIGELQAAVLALQASLQRTQELEAERETLISELRLLSHRDHLTGLMNRRAFDDQAPAQLAQAERHRWPLALLLFDLDHFKRINDQHGHETGDQLLQHAAQLAQAQLRRGDLLARYGGEEFIALLPGCDDQAALVLAERLRQAMQQPLHRPDGSILNLSASFGLVVQPAGLQSSLPELFSRADAALYEAKAKGRNRVQLAL; this is encoded by the coding sequence ATGTGCAACCGCAACCACACCCCGTCAAAGATCAAGATTGAGCGCCGCTTTCGCATCTACAGGGAATCTCTGGGCTGGTGGAGGAATAAGCGCAACAGCAGCGCAGCGGCAGCGCTGACAATATTGGGCACCATGCGCCTGAGCCGTCTTTTCCTTTGCACTACCGTGCTGCTGCTCGGTCTGGTCTCATTGATGCTCGTGCGAACGATGTGGACCGACTGGCTGGACGTGCGCCGCGCTGAAGCCGGTCTGGAGGCGATGGAGTTGGCCTATGCTGCCATGCAGGTCGCCGAACACGCCTCGGCCGAGCGCGGTCCGGCCATCCCGGTGCTCAACGACCCTCCCTCGGACGCATTGCGCAAGCGCCTGACGCAGTTCCAGCTGGCGACCGATGCAGCTTTCGACGTGGCGCTGACGCGGCTGCGTCGACGAGAAGAGGCCGAGCTGCTGACCGCCTTGCCGGTGCTGGAGCGGGCGCGCACGCAGATGCAGGCAGCCCGGCAGGAGCTTGAACGGGTGGCGGCACTGCCCCAGGCTGAGCGCGCGGCCGTTGACAAACGCAGCACCCGGCAGGTCATCGACCAGATGTTCGAGGTTGTCGACACGGTGCTGGAGGCGGTTACCCTGCTGTCGGCTAGCGCCGAGCGCATCCACCCCAGCCTGTCGCTGCCGCTGGTTGGCGCACGCTACGCCGCCGAGCTGCGCGAGCATGCTGGCCGCTTGGGCTCGCAATTCACCGCGCCGCTGGCCAGTGGCTCGCCGCTCGGCCCGCAAGAGCGCGACGGCATCCCCCGCCTGCTCGGCCGCATTGAGCAGCTCAAGGCCCTTCTGGATGTGAAGGCGCGCACCAGTTTGTCCGATCCGCGCATCGACGCCGCGCTGCAGGCTCAGCAGCAACACTATTTCGGTCAAAGCCTGCCCTTTATCGCCGAGATTACCGCCCGCGGCCTGGCCGGCCAGCCCTATGGAATGAGCTCGGCACAGTTCATCTCCCGCTATGTCCCGGAGATGCGCAGCATCGTCGAGCTGCGCGACACACTGCACGAGGTGGGGCGCGAACAGGCCTGGGGGGAGGTGGCGGCAGCCTGGCAGCGGCTACGCTTCAATGCGCTGATTGGCTGCTGCATTCTGGTGCTGCAGGTTGGCGTCTTCATCACGCTGCGCCGCCGTGTGCTGGCGCCGCTGCTACTCATCACCAAGCATATGATGGAGCTGATGCGCGGTCGGCTGAACCAGCAACTACCTGCGGTCCAGCGCAGCGACGAGATTGGCGAGCTGCAGGCCGCGGTGCTTGCTTTGCAGGCCAGCCTGCAACGTACCCAGGAGCTGGAGGCCGAGCGCGAGACCCTGATTAGTGAGCTTCGCCTGCTCAGCCACCGCGACCATCTGACCGGGCTGATGAACCGCCGCGCCTTCGACGATCAGGCGCCGGCCCAGCTGGCCCAGGCCGAACGTCATCGTTGGCCGCTGGCGCTGCTGCTGTTTGATCTGGACCATTTCAAGCGCATTAACGATCAGCATGGTCACGAGACCGGCGACCAGTTGCTACAACATGCGGCGCAACTTGCGCAGGCCCAACTGCGCAGAGGCGATCTGCTGGCCCGCTATGGTGGCGAGGAGTTCATCGCGCTGCTGCCCGGTTGCGATGACCAGGCGGCACTGGTGCTGGCCGAGCGCCTGCGCCAAGCCATGCAGCAGCCGCTGCACCGGCCCGATGGCAGCATACTGAACCTGAGCGCCAGCTTTGGTCTAGTGGTGCAGCCGGCTGGCCTCCAGTCCTCGCTGCCCGAACTCTTCAGCCGTGCCGACGCCGCCCTCTATGAGGCTAAGGCCAAAGGCCGCAACCGGGTGCAGTTGGCGCTCTGA